Part of the Cryptococcus neoformans var. grubii H99 chromosome 2, complete sequence genome is shown below.
ACTGTCGCCAAGGTCGACCACTTCCTCGAGAACGAGGCTAAGGGCACCAACGTCATTGGCGCCCACTCCGTGCAGGAGCTCTGCTCTAAGCTCAAGAGGCCTAGGCgaatcatccttctcgtcaAGGCTGGTAAGGCCGTCGATGACTTCATTGCTCAGCTCGAGCCTTACCTCGAGAAGGGCGACATCATCATTGACGGTGGTAACTCCCACTACTCCGACTCTATCCGACGAACCCACGAGCTCGAGGCCAAGGGTCTCTTGTTCGTCGGCTCTGGTGTCTCCGGTGGTGAGGAGGGTGCCCGAAACGGTCCTTCTCTCATGCCCGGTGGTTCTGATGACGCTTGGCCCCACATCAAGGACATCTTCCAGAAGACCGCTGCCCAGGCCCAGGGTGAGCCCTTTAGGATTGGACCGCCCGCACTCATCCACAGTGCGGGCCGATTTGTATGGGGAGGCGGCGTGGCCCGCTTCCGCGCCTCAGCCAACGGCTCGCAACCACCTCCCGCACTGTGGACCAGTGCGCGTTGACTATGGGGGAATCGGTTTCCCGCCCTGTTTTCAACGTGCAAGCGGCTTGATCTCGTGCGATATCACTTGTACAGTTTCGGATGCATATAACTATTTTTAGCTTGCGTTCTCCTGTACACAGCGGTACCAAGCATAGGCAGATAAACATTGTAAACTGTGGATGGGCAACGCCTTGAAAACGAACGGTTATTTTCACGCGTTTCAACTTGGCCAACCCACTCGGCGCATCTCNNNNCATGTTCACCTGAGTGATTCGAATTGANTGATCCCACGTGGCAGCCCCATGGAATTCGCTTTCCTCACTAGCGACTTT
Proteins encoded:
- a CDS encoding 6-phosphogluconate dehydrogenase, decarboxylating; the encoded protein is MSSDLADVGLIGLAVMGQNLILNMNDKGFKVCAYNRTVAKVDHFLENEAKGTNVIGAHSVQELCSKLKRPRRIILLVKAGKAVDDFIAQLEPYLEKGDIIIDGGNSHYSDSIRRTHELEAKGLLFVGSGVSGGEEGARNGPSLMPGGSDDAWPHIKDIFQKTAAQAQGEPFRIGPPALIHSAGRFVWGGGVARFRASANGSQPPPALWTRRICRTGGRVHGGRVGQVGEYAAGEGGTGGRIHGGRIHGGRGWDMVTAFE